The proteins below come from a single Ictidomys tridecemlineatus isolate mIctTri1 chromosome 8, mIctTri1.hap1, whole genome shotgun sequence genomic window:
- the LOC144365996 gene encoding UL16-binding protein 1-like isoform X1 yields MAGVVCATLILIIQALLQPDFLWAVPDGTHSLCYDFTINSKAAPGQQWCTVQGQVDHKNFLSSDCGLDKFKFLSALGGKVNATITWEQQNTMLREMGDTLKQQLADTKAENGMARGLHTLEGRMCCLHKSNSSWQFGFNGQMWLHFDSDNTRWREMHSGSNWMKEKWENDRELSEFLHKTSMGDCRTWLENFLVEWKTELEPTGPSSAIIDRDSQESAASTLIPSALLWILSCFIHLGLQIFLTGAVGRMDRDMGQLCEQGGQESELPRPQSAL; encoded by the exons GGACTCACTCCCTTTGCTATGACTTCACCATCAATTCTAAGGCAGCACCTGGACAGCAATGGTGTACAGTCCAAGGCCAGGTGGACCACAAGAATTTTCTCTCCTCTGACTGTGGCCTGGACAAGTTCAAATTCTTGAGTGCCCTGGGAGGGAAAGTGAATGCCACAATCACCTGGGAACAGCAAAACACCATGCTGAGAGAAATGGGGGATACGCTAAAACAGCAACTGGCTGACACTAAAGCAGAAAATGGCATGGCCAGGG GTCTGCACACCCTGGAGGGCAGGATGTGTTGTCTGCATAAATCCAACAGCTCCTGGCAGTTTGGCTTCAATGGACAGATGTGGCTCCACTTTGACTCAGACAACACAAGGTGGAGAGAGATGCATTCTGGGTCCAACTGGATgaaagaaaagtgggaaaatgACAGGGAACTGTCCGAATTCTTACACAAGACCTCAATGGGTGACTGTAGAACCTGGCTTGAGAACTTCTTGGTGGAATGGAAAACAGAGCTGGAGCCAACAG GACCTTCAAGTGCCATCATAGACAGAGACTCCCAGGAGTCCGCAGCCAGCACGCTGATTCCCTCAGCCCTGCTCTGGATCCTCTCCTGCTTCATCCACCTAGGCCTCCAGATCTTCCTGACAGGTGCTGTGGGCAGAATGGACAGAGACATGGGGCAGCTGTGTGAGCAAGGAGGACAGGAAAGTGAACTCCCAAGGCCCCAGTCTGCACTCTGA